Proteins co-encoded in one Polluticoccus soli genomic window:
- a CDS encoding DUF6794 domain-containing protein → MKTALILLLCLFCYAPYTSAQNKLRGQPATLNETFVYLDKIFADDTSLYGFMTMPEYYLPLHYHMSLGQYMRTTWGLASNSRLKRWFITMGVDNPDDMSSIVLVSYHRYLNHQPIDLEGQVRMRQNPGTEAGRTDSTMHFIYDFKELPPQQPLLAQYPVGDTIMIYTAAETQTKMYAGPVSLRAFAVVRAHNNDALLFEITHIENQPNTTTARNVGDLVEGYPCECFHMPPRGWSSNRNGYLPQRLNSP, encoded by the coding sequence ATGAAAACGGCCCTGATCCTATTACTATGTTTGTTTTGTTACGCTCCGTACACAAGCGCGCAAAACAAATTGCGCGGCCAACCGGCAACACTCAATGAGACCTTTGTTTATCTCGACAAAATATTTGCCGACGACACCTCTCTTTATGGTTTCATGACCATGCCGGAATACTATTTGCCGCTGCACTACCATATGTCGCTGGGACAGTACATGCGCACCACTTGGGGCCTTGCCAGCAACAGCAGGCTGAAACGCTGGTTCATCACCATGGGTGTCGACAACCCGGACGACATGTCGTCCATTGTACTTGTTTCGTATCACAGGTATCTCAACCATCAACCTATAGACCTGGAAGGCCAGGTACGAATGCGACAAAACCCCGGCACTGAAGCAGGCAGAACCGACTCGACCATGCACTTCATCTACGACTTTAAAGAATTGCCACCACAGCAGCCGCTGCTGGCGCAATACCCGGTGGGCGATACCATCATGATATACACCGCCGCCGAAACACAAACCAAGATGTATGCGGGTCCTGTATCGCTACGGGCATTTGCTGTGGTAAGGGCACATAACAACGACGCACTGCTGTTTGAAATAACGCATATAGAAAACCAACCCAACACCACCACCGCCCGCAATGTAGGCGACCTGGTGGAGGGATATCCCTGCGAATGTTTTCACATGCCGCCACGAGGCTGGAGTTCGAACCGTAACGGCTATCTGCCGCAGCGTCTCAACTCACCATAA
- a CDS encoding PBSX family phage terminase large subunit yields MNEIHLSFPADKFTNVFDKISKTSARFVINYGGTASSKSFSAAQNEVLKAARSDEAIKTLVIRKVGATLRDSVIPSFRSRVEEFDLSPYFKFSKTERTLTCVTGSQIIFRGLDDPDKLKSFEGLNRILVEEAAELEFEDFLELNRRARGKDNIQITLTFNPVHEEHWLKKHFFDQDVEDKVAVKSTYNDNRFITDKDREQIEWMKRYDHNQYRVYALGEWGLRTNTMPWLFTFDRERHLRPTLPFMPSYPVHLSFDFNREPVSCIAVQMSPHRGAKDSFVHFIKEFAADVQLKELCARIRAAFPASILYVTGDASGNRGDIGFDHRHSTYYQMIRSYLGISDRLLHLNPRNLMHHDSRQLINMLFADYPNILLSQEGCPLLANDCIIATVDDESSKPGMLKKDRNMYKMDLFDALRYFFQTYFKDYADKVGVLGRAA; encoded by the coding sequence ATGAATGAGATACATTTATCATTCCCGGCAGACAAATTCACAAACGTCTTTGATAAAATATCAAAGACCAGCGCCCGTTTTGTGATCAACTACGGAGGCACAGCCAGCAGCAAAAGTTTTAGCGCTGCCCAAAACGAAGTGTTGAAAGCCGCCCGTTCCGACGAGGCTATAAAAACCCTGGTGATACGTAAGGTAGGTGCTACCCTAAGAGATTCTGTGATACCATCATTCCGCTCGCGGGTAGAAGAATTCGATCTCTCACCTTATTTCAAATTCAGCAAGACAGAACGAACGCTAACCTGTGTTACCGGTTCCCAGATCATCTTCCGCGGCCTCGATGACCCCGACAAGCTAAAAAGCTTCGAGGGCCTGAACCGCATACTGGTAGAAGAAGCCGCCGAACTGGAATTTGAAGACTTCCTGGAACTGAACCGCCGTGCACGTGGCAAGGACAATATCCAGATCACGCTCACCTTCAACCCTGTGCATGAAGAGCATTGGCTGAAGAAGCATTTCTTCGACCAGGACGTGGAAGATAAGGTCGCTGTCAAAAGCACCTACAACGATAACCGCTTCATTACCGACAAAGACCGCGAGCAGATAGAATGGATGAAGCGCTACGACCACAACCAGTACCGCGTGTACGCCCTTGGCGAATGGGGGCTGCGCACTAACACAATGCCCTGGCTTTTCACCTTCGACCGCGAACGGCACCTGCGCCCTACGCTGCCCTTCATGCCCTCTTACCCAGTCCATCTTTCATTCGACTTTAACCGCGAGCCTGTATCGTGCATAGCTGTGCAGATGAGTCCGCACCGCGGGGCTAAGGATAGCTTCGTTCACTTCATAAAAGAGTTTGCTGCCGATGTGCAGCTCAAAGAACTCTGCGCCCGCATACGGGCCGCCTTCCCTGCCAGCATACTGTATGTAACCGGCGATGCATCGGGCAACCGTGGCGACATTGGTTTTGACCACAGGCACAGCACCTACTACCAGATGATACGCAGCTACCTCGGCATCAGCGACAGGCTGCTGCACCTCAACCCGCGCAACCTGATGCACCACGACAGCCGCCAGCTGATCAACATGCTCTTTGCCGACTATCCCAATATACTGCTCTCGCAAGAAGGTTGTCCCCTGCTGGCAAACGACTGCATCATAGCCACTGTGGACGATGAAAGCAGCAAGCCCGGCATGCTCAAAAAAGACCGCAACATGTACAAAATGGACCTTTTCGATGCCCTGCGCTATTTCTTCCAGACGTATTTTAAAGACTATGCGGATAAGGTGGGTGTGCTGGGGAGGGCGGCCTAG
- a CDS encoding cation-translocating P-type ATPase, whose product MQDNPFPFSGLSNEQVAASAKAHGTNTIAKSRNNALWASLKDVATEPMFLLLLACATIYFVLGELSEAWFMLGAIIAVSAISFYQDNRSRKALESLREFTQPHATVIRNNAVAKINSSEIVIGDLIVVSEGELVPADGRIIHLNDLSVNESILTGEAYAVIKDIHAGDDKIYKGTLVVSGLCVFETTAIGVATRLEQIGLSVEAIGKEKTPLQLQISSFVKWMALAGTVVFLLIWGINYLRTRELLPSLLKGLTIAMSVLPEEIPVAFATFMALGAWRLMRTGIIVKQTSTVEALGAATILCTDKTGTITENRMELNQVYELTQDRFYATGEWDDPHASAIVRMAMWASEPVPFDPMEQALHAAYAAATPVDERPHYHMIHEYPIGGKPPMMTHVFGNADGDRIIACKGAPEALIQVCQLTANQVATLRNKLDQMTDCGLRVLGVGTTKFDGNEFPAMQQDLKFEFVGLVAFYDPPKKNIAEVFEQLYKAGIRLKIITGDNLATTIAIAKQARIHGCDKAMTANDLLPLSEADFDKAALDNDIFARIHPELKFRIVRSLVNQGHIVGMTGDGVNDGPALKAAHIGIAMGKRGSELAKQSASLILTDDDFGKMVDAVAMGRRIYTNLKKAIQYIISIHIPIILTVALPLFLGWVYPAIFTPVHVIFLELIMGPTCSIVYENEPLEENSMRQPPRAITSTFFNLKELTISIVQGLAITAATLFSYQYGVSHGHNEDLVRSLVFTTLVIANIFLTLANRSFYHSVFTTLRYRNNLLSAMLLLTIVLLALLLYVPAFASFFRLQPLNGSHLMVAIVAAFISVAWFEVYKLIKRRSRRTF is encoded by the coding sequence ATGCAGGACAATCCGTTCCCATTCTCCGGTCTTAGCAATGAGCAAGTAGCCGCCTCGGCAAAAGCGCATGGCACAAATACGATAGCTAAAAGCCGCAACAACGCGCTTTGGGCTTCGTTAAAAGATGTGGCTACCGAGCCCATGTTCCTGCTGTTGCTGGCTTGTGCTACCATCTATTTTGTACTGGGCGAATTATCAGAAGCGTGGTTCATGCTCGGTGCCATCATTGCAGTTTCTGCAATTTCATTTTACCAGGACAACCGAAGCCGCAAAGCCCTGGAATCGCTGAGGGAATTCACACAGCCGCATGCCACTGTTATCAGGAACAATGCGGTAGCTAAAATAAATTCTTCAGAGATCGTAATAGGCGATCTTATCGTAGTATCGGAAGGAGAACTGGTGCCTGCCGATGGCCGCATCATTCACCTCAACGATCTAAGCGTCAATGAATCTATACTTACCGGCGAGGCTTATGCCGTGATCAAAGACATACACGCTGGTGACGACAAAATATATAAAGGCACACTGGTGGTATCGGGCCTGTGTGTGTTTGAAACAACAGCCATAGGCGTAGCCACCCGTCTCGAGCAGATAGGACTTTCTGTAGAAGCGATCGGCAAAGAAAAAACACCGCTGCAGCTGCAGATCAGCAGCTTTGTAAAATGGATGGCACTGGCAGGTACAGTAGTGTTCCTGCTGATATGGGGCATCAACTATCTGCGCACACGTGAACTGCTGCCCAGCCTGCTTAAGGGGCTTACCATTGCTATGTCGGTACTGCCTGAGGAGATACCCGTAGCCTTTGCCACCTTTATGGCTCTTGGAGCCTGGCGACTAATGCGCACCGGCATCATTGTAAAACAAACCAGCACTGTAGAAGCGCTGGGCGCGGCTACAATACTCTGCACAGACAAGACCGGCACCATCACCGAGAACCGAATGGAGCTTAACCAGGTGTATGAATTGACGCAGGATAGATTTTATGCAACAGGCGAATGGGACGATCCTCATGCTTCAGCTATTGTACGCATGGCGATGTGGGCCAGCGAACCCGTTCCCTTCGACCCGATGGAGCAGGCCCTGCATGCCGCCTATGCTGCGGCAACTCCCGTCGACGAGCGCCCGCACTACCACATGATACATGAGTACCCCATAGGCGGCAAGCCTCCTATGATGACGCATGTCTTTGGAAACGCAGACGGCGACAGGATCATTGCCTGCAAAGGCGCACCGGAAGCCCTTATACAAGTATGCCAGCTTACAGCCAACCAGGTAGCGACGTTGCGTAACAAGCTCGATCAAATGACTGATTGTGGACTACGCGTTCTGGGAGTTGGCACTACAAAGTTTGATGGCAACGAGTTCCCGGCAATGCAACAGGATCTCAAGTTTGAGTTTGTAGGACTGGTGGCATTTTATGATCCACCCAAAAAAAACATAGCCGAAGTATTTGAGCAACTATACAAGGCCGGCATCAGGCTAAAGATCATCACCGGCGACAACCTCGCTACAACGATAGCCATCGCAAAGCAGGCCAGGATACATGGCTGCGATAAAGCGATGACGGCAAATGACCTGCTCCCTTTATCGGAGGCAGACTTCGACAAAGCGGCACTCGACAACGACATCTTTGCCCGCATTCACCCGGAGCTCAAATTCCGCATCGTACGCAGCCTGGTAAACCAGGGCCATATTGTTGGCATGACGGGCGATGGTGTGAACGATGGCCCGGCGTTGAAAGCAGCTCACATAGGTATAGCCATGGGCAAGCGCGGCTCAGAGCTCGCCAAGCAATCGGCCTCGCTCATTCTTACCGACGATGATTTCGGTAAGATGGTAGATGCCGTAGCCATGGGGCGACGTATTTACACCAATCTAAAAAAGGCTATTCAATATATCATCTCCATACACATCCCTATCATCCTCACCGTAGCATTACCGTTGTTCTTAGGTTGGGTGTACCCAGCTATTTTCACGCCCGTGCATGTCATCTTCCTTGAGCTGATCATGGGACCTACCTGCTCTATAGTGTATGAGAACGAACCACTGGAGGAGAACAGCATGCGGCAACCACCGCGCGCTATCACCAGTACCTTCTTCAACCTGAAAGAGCTGACCATAAGCATTGTGCAAGGTCTTGCCATCACCGCAGCTACCTTATTCAGTTATCAATACGGCGTTAGTCATGGCCATAACGAAGACCTGGTACGCTCACTGGTATTTACAACACTTGTGATTGCCAACATTTTCCTGACCCTCGCCAACAGGTCGTTTTACCATTCGGTATTTACTACCCTGCGCTACCGCAACAACCTGCTGAGCGCCATGTTGCTGCTCACTATTGTGCTGTTGGCGCTGTTGTTATATGTGCCAGCGTTTGCATCCTTCTTCCGCCTGCAGCCGCTCAATGGTTCGCACCTCATGGTCGCAATAGTTGCAGCCTTTATTTCCGTTGCGTGGTTTGAGGTGTACAAACTAATAAAACGACGTAGCAGAAGGACCTTTTAG
- a CDS encoding DUF1493 family protein: protein MPEINKELERFVVDFCHDNKVRNVDLTELSAETSLDLDLNLFDLSIDLFVSDFITRFKLDHSEFNWSTYGYPSPNAAFIVFRSFNYKLPWVKRMCRRAYQPKITLGVFQDAMVTGMLR, encoded by the coding sequence ATGCCCGAGATAAATAAAGAATTAGAAAGGTTTGTTGTGGACTTTTGCCACGATAACAAAGTCCGGAATGTTGACCTGACTGAATTGAGCGCCGAGACTTCACTCGATCTGGACCTTAATCTTTTTGATCTGAGTATAGATCTTTTTGTGTCTGATTTTATCACAAGATTCAAACTTGACCATTCTGAGTTCAATTGGTCAACTTATGGATACCCCTCTCCGAATGCAGCCTTTATTGTTTTTCGATCGTTTAACTATAAGTTGCCTTGGGTGAAAAGGATGTGCAGACGGGCATATCAGCCGAAGATAACGCTTGGCGTTTTTCAGGATGCCATGGTTACTGGGATGCTAAGATGA
- a CDS encoding PAS domain-containing protein has translation MKIMAGIFKKGKRAFVAYAAITFVVLLIITQLLVYQRYSINRAAERTDLEHELDEVRGRLGAILLHNISTANTVAMLYQHDRTFNWFDSTSPKLLALNEGLDMIQVYEVNVATHVYPLKGNEKVIGQDLMKIPRFKAEAELSDKTGQLAFAGPYDRLLTKDKAIAGRVRAYDHGRLAARIAVVSSFSSIFKLIPEFQNKGDKFVFRLGKKSPLTGQVEYFFDGYTPKAGWVDSVYMPVGAWTLYAAYHKGYESGNNVYLLSLFGILFSALGALFVYNRTHETLRLEHAIVKKTHDLDERMKELSTIYQANEILKDELQSVSIALSRVVNILPAGWQYPDVCAARIVIGDDVYATKNYEDTPHKLQALLSFADGRAGNVEVVYLKKMPREDEGPFLKEERELINSIAETIELFYNKKYHRERITRSEGILRSLIEATPVAIVLCDKDFNLMAVNSVMATRYIQMMGKSLEVGDNFIEALVPRDREEVYNVFTKVMEEHEPIEYEQNYVLPLGNLNINITVAPVMSGDTAIGVAVAMHDIANRKRREEEHHRMLESLTQHKAAMGEYMRLLTQKLREPLQAIEDQVSQATAEANEQKRKEIIEKLQQLVQRADKVVVSLDEVLTGKKS, from the coding sequence ATGAAGATTATGGCAGGTATCTTCAAAAAAGGAAAAAGAGCGTTTGTGGCGTACGCCGCAATAACCTTTGTTGTGCTGCTCATCATTACACAGCTGTTGGTTTACCAACGGTATTCTATTAACCGCGCAGCCGAGCGGACAGACCTGGAGCACGAACTGGATGAAGTGCGCGGCAGGCTGGGCGCGATACTGCTGCATAATATTTCTACGGCCAATACTGTGGCCATGTTGTACCAGCACGATAGAACTTTCAATTGGTTTGACAGTACCAGCCCGAAGTTGCTGGCGCTGAATGAGGGACTGGACATGATACAGGTGTACGAGGTGAACGTTGCCACACATGTGTACCCCTTAAAGGGCAACGAAAAGGTAATAGGACAGGACCTGATGAAAATTCCAAGATTCAAGGCTGAAGCTGAACTGAGCGACAAAACCGGCCAGTTAGCCTTTGCTGGACCTTACGACAGGTTATTGACCAAGGACAAGGCTATTGCCGGACGGGTGCGTGCGTATGATCATGGCAGGCTTGCAGCCCGCATAGCGGTGGTGTCCAGTTTTAGCTCCATTTTTAAGCTCATACCTGAGTTCCAAAACAAAGGCGACAAGTTTGTTTTCCGGTTAGGGAAGAAAAGTCCGCTTACCGGGCAGGTGGAATATTTCTTTGACGGGTACACACCGAAGGCCGGCTGGGTGGATTCAGTGTACATGCCGGTAGGCGCCTGGACGCTGTATGCGGCCTATCACAAAGGTTATGAGTCCGGGAATAATGTTTACCTGCTCTCGCTGTTCGGTATACTGTTTAGTGCGCTGGGGGCTTTGTTTGTGTATAACAGAACGCACGAGACCCTGCGCCTGGAGCATGCCATAGTGAAAAAAACGCACGATCTCGATGAGCGGATGAAAGAGCTGTCGACGATATACCAGGCGAACGAAATACTGAAGGATGAACTGCAAAGTGTAAGCATTGCGCTCAGCCGGGTGGTCAATATATTACCTGCGGGCTGGCAGTATCCAGATGTGTGTGCCGCGCGTATTGTGATAGGTGACGATGTGTACGCAACAAAGAACTACGAGGATACGCCTCATAAACTGCAGGCTCTCCTGAGTTTTGCAGATGGACGCGCAGGGAATGTAGAAGTAGTTTACCTGAAGAAAATGCCGCGCGAGGACGAGGGGCCTTTCCTAAAAGAAGAGCGCGAGCTGATCAATTCAATAGCGGAAACCATCGAACTGTTTTATAACAAGAAGTACCATCGTGAGCGGATCACCCGTTCAGAAGGTATCCTGCGCTCGCTTATCGAGGCAACACCGGTAGCCATTGTGCTTTGCGATAAAGACTTCAATCTGATGGCCGTTAACAGCGTGATGGCTACCAGGTATATACAGATGATGGGTAAAAGCCTGGAAGTGGGCGATAATTTTATAGAAGCGCTGGTGCCGCGCGACCGTGAGGAGGTCTACAATGTGTTTACAAAAGTGATGGAGGAACATGAGCCTATAGAGTATGAGCAAAACTATGTGCTGCCATTGGGCAATCTCAATATAAACATCACCGTTGCTCCTGTAATGAGTGGTGATACCGCCATAGGCGTAGCAGTAGCGATGCATGATATAGCCAACCGCAAGCGCAGGGAAGAAGAGCACCACCGCATGCTGGAAAGCCTGACACAACACAAGGCGGCAATGGGAGAGTATATGCGCCTGTTGACACAAAAGCTGCGCGAACCACTACAGGCAATAGAAGACCAGGTGAGCCAGGCTACTGCCGAAGCGAACGAGCAGAAACGGAAGGAGATAATAGAAAAACTGCAGCAGCTGGTGCAGCGGGCTGATAAGGTGGTGGTTTCTCTTGACGAGGTATTAACTGGTAAAAAGAGCTGA
- a CDS encoding PAS domain-containing protein, whose amino-acid sequence MLHTIPDNSQRPVWFAVATFAVLLTITQYVAFERYLISKDRERELLGDELIAVQDRFRKILNNDITAANTLAIIYKEYGTPKNFDSIAKQIVHNGSNYVDALQLTNNGIIQNVYPPVEYQSTVGINTRADSLRLREEQEALTKDGIYFAGPRQLRMGGEGILAKVPIVVNNEVAALAVVLTKMSTIEKALDLNNGKSKFAYRLSKVGGRYTGMHYLTAARPYDGSEFESVAMPEGNWVLSIGYTTPGSRANIFWLAALGVVVSMFGAAMVYSRSIQRLRLQQSVAMATHDLGERVKELSTIFQTNEILKDDKQTIGEVFQRIVDILPPGWQYPGVCAAKVMFNKRAYTTNNYRESRYKQTAELHLQDGRSGYIEVCYLQEMPAAYEGPFLKEERSLINTIAETIEIYFNKKRHEDTVRMSEANLRSIIDSSQVGFMLCDTGLNIIAANKRMANNYQVLSGRPLVVGDDFIEALLPDRKQRVQQLLAQVIVGGAPVEYDTSYVVDTKTIHITVSIAPVVNDNQIIGICMAAYDITARKQMELERQRIIDDLQKRNRALEHFAHMVSHEVRAPLATLMGLSGLIKEAADEEEHQVMVNGIVESSYRLDNVLKDLNDILRVKAE is encoded by the coding sequence ATGTTACACACTATTCCCGACAACTCCCAGCGACCGGTATGGTTTGCAGTGGCCACATTTGCTGTGCTGCTCACCATTACTCAATACGTAGCCTTTGAGCGCTACCTCATATCGAAAGATCGCGAGCGTGAATTGCTGGGCGATGAACTGATCGCGGTGCAGGATCGTTTCCGGAAAATATTGAACAACGATATTACGGCTGCCAATACACTGGCCATCATCTACAAAGAATATGGCACTCCAAAAAATTTCGACAGCATTGCAAAACAGATAGTGCACAATGGCAGCAATTATGTAGACGCGCTGCAACTCACGAATAATGGCATCATACAGAATGTGTACCCACCGGTAGAATACCAAAGTACTGTCGGCATCAATACCCGCGCCGACTCATTGCGGCTACGTGAAGAGCAGGAGGCGCTAACAAAAGACGGTATCTATTTTGCGGGTCCGCGGCAGCTGCGCATGGGCGGCGAGGGTATATTGGCCAAGGTGCCCATCGTTGTAAATAATGAAGTAGCGGCACTTGCGGTAGTGCTCACCAAAATGTCTACAATCGAAAAAGCGCTGGACCTGAATAATGGCAAAAGCAAATTTGCTTACCGGCTCTCAAAGGTAGGTGGCCGTTATACCGGCATGCACTACCTGACCGCAGCGAGGCCCTACGATGGCAGCGAGTTTGAATCGGTAGCCATGCCAGAGGGTAACTGGGTACTGAGTATAGGTTATACAACGCCAGGCTCGCGTGCAAATATTTTCTGGCTGGCTGCATTAGGTGTTGTGGTGAGCATGTTTGGAGCAGCGATGGTGTATAGTCGCAGCATACAGCGTTTGCGGTTGCAACAATCGGTAGCAATGGCCACGCACGATCTGGGCGAACGGGTGAAAGAGCTGTCCACCATTTTCCAGACCAACGAAATATTGAAAGACGATAAGCAAACAATAGGTGAGGTGTTCCAGAGAATAGTAGATATACTGCCGCCGGGATGGCAGTATCCCGGTGTATGTGCTGCTAAGGTCATGTTCAACAAGAGGGCCTACACTACAAACAACTACCGCGAGTCGCGATACAAGCAAACAGCGGAACTGCACTTGCAGGACGGACGCTCGGGCTATATAGAAGTGTGCTACCTGCAGGAAATGCCGGCAGCATACGAAGGTCCGTTCTTAAAAGAAGAACGCAGCCTGATAAATACGATAGCAGAAACAATCGAGATCTACTTCAACAAGAAACGCCACGAGGATACCGTGCGCATGTCTGAGGCCAACCTGAGATCGATAATAGACTCGAGCCAGGTAGGCTTTATGCTTTGCGACACGGGGCTCAATATTATTGCCGCCAACAAAAGAATGGCCAACAACTACCAGGTGCTCTCGGGCAGGCCGTTGGTTGTGGGTGATGATTTTATTGAAGCGCTGTTGCCAGACAGGAAGCAACGTGTGCAGCAATTACTGGCGCAGGTGATCGTCGGAGGCGCCCCCGTGGAATACGACACCAGCTACGTAGTTGATACAAAGACAATACATATTACCGTAAGCATTGCCCCCGTGGTCAATGATAACCAGATCATAGGTATTTGTATGGCGGCATACGATATTACTGCGCGGAAGCAGATGGAGCTGGAACGGCAGCGCATCATTGACGACCTGCAGAAACGCAACCGGGCGCTGGAGCATTTTGCCCATATGGTCTCGCACGAAGTGCGTGCGCCACTGGCCACCCTTATGGGACTAAGCGGTCTTATCAAAGAAGCCGCCGATGAAGAGGAACACCAGGTAATGGTGAATGGTATCGTAGAGTCGTCGTACAGGCTGGACAATGTATTGAAAGACCTGAACGATATTTTGCGGGTAAAGGCTGAGTGA
- a CDS encoding CHASE domain-containing protein has product MITFVALLTVTQLLVWQRHRAVRAKEFNQLLLELDDTKDHLNIVLAHNASSVKTIVTLVKYDQSLAWFNDVAKDLMEMNESIDIVEYVDTNFNIARVYPLKGNEVILGYNVMTDPRRRAETQQALTDRRIRFAGPYDLLTGEKGIATRLPIYDEGKFLGGAVTITKLSTILKRMPELNNKSGVYVYQLTKVNPVTHKKESFFKGYNAADDWQVSRYNRRGDWILHVGYVKGYITHYTIYLLAVFSVLFSGLGAMFVYMKTYEAAKLEHAVRIKTRDLGERMKELSAIYQVNEILKDERQSIGIALSRVVKIIPSGFQYPESCAARIVIGKEEYTSGDCSRKGYHMQAPMIFNDNSEGYLEVSYPDTMNLEDEGPFMKDERALLNALAEAIQIYYNKKLHRDRVARSEASLRTTIEAMPAGVLLADATGEVLALNSRMRVIYSSVALKSSDVGDNFMDSVNSERKEEVKAHFDRVIQDMEPVEYDVKYGTEENPVYLNISMIPVISNASAIGVCITVLDITDRKKVEVEHRRIISDLMQHMSAMVEFARVMNERVGVPVSAIISAAEQAEKSQNGVQKEAISNIHRLAKEVDNLIKEMGETLKAKKP; this is encoded by the coding sequence GTGATAACTTTTGTTGCGCTCCTCACTGTCACACAGCTGCTGGTATGGCAGCGCCACCGGGCCGTTCGTGCCAAAGAGTTTAACCAGTTGCTGCTGGAACTGGATGATACCAAAGATCACCTCAATATCGTTTTAGCCCACAACGCATCGTCTGTAAAAACGATAGTGACGCTTGTGAAATATGACCAGTCATTGGCCTGGTTTAACGATGTGGCTAAAGACCTGATGGAGATGAATGAATCGATAGACATAGTGGAGTATGTAGATACAAATTTTAATATTGCCCGCGTGTATCCGCTAAAAGGCAACGAGGTGATACTGGGGTACAACGTGATGACTGATCCGCGCAGGCGTGCCGAAACCCAGCAGGCGTTGACAGATAGGCGAATAAGATTTGCCGGGCCATACGATCTGCTGACAGGGGAGAAGGGTATAGCAACGAGACTGCCTATCTACGACGAAGGGAAATTTTTGGGTGGAGCAGTGACGATCACCAAACTTTCAACCATCCTGAAGCGCATGCCGGAGCTGAATAATAAGAGCGGAGTATATGTGTACCAGCTTACGAAAGTGAATCCGGTTACCCATAAAAAGGAAAGCTTTTTTAAAGGCTACAACGCGGCAGACGACTGGCAGGTGTCGAGGTACAACAGGAGGGGAGACTGGATATTGCACGTGGGCTACGTTAAAGGCTACATTACCCACTATACGATCTACCTGCTGGCTGTGTTTAGTGTATTGTTTAGTGGTTTGGGAGCCATGTTCGTTTATATGAAAACGTATGAAGCTGCCAAGCTGGAGCATGCTGTCAGGATAAAGACCCGCGACCTGGGCGAACGCATGAAAGAACTCTCTGCTATATACCAGGTGAACGAGATACTGAAAGACGAAAGGCAGAGCATAGGTATAGCCCTGAGCCGGGTGGTGAAAATAATACCCAGCGGATTTCAATACCCTGAAAGTTGTGCGGCGCGCATTGTTATTGGTAAAGAAGAATATACCAGTGGTGATTGCAGCCGAAAAGGCTATCATATGCAGGCGCCTATGATATTTAACGACAACAGCGAAGGGTACCTGGAGGTGAGCTATCCTGATACCATGAACCTGGAAGACGAGGGGCCGTTCATGAAAGATGAACGCGCACTGCTGAACGCACTGGCAGAAGCCATACAGATTTACTACAACAAGAAACTGCACCGCGACAGGGTGGCCAGATCGGAGGCCAGCCTGCGCACCACTATTGAGGCGATGCCTGCAGGGGTACTGCTGGCAGACGCGACGGGCGAGGTGCTTGCCCTCAATAGCCGGATGAGGGTCATCTATTCTTCCGTCGCGTTAAAGTCGTCCGACGTAGGAGATAATTTTATGGACTCTGTAAATTCTGAGCGAAAGGAAGAGGTGAAAGCCCACTTTGACCGGGTGATACAGGATATGGAGCCGGTAGAGTATGATGTGAAATATGGAACTGAAGAGAATCCCGTATACCTGAACATAAGTATGATACCGGTCATTTCCAATGCCTCGGCTATAGGAGTGTGCATTACTGTACTGGATATTACTGACCGTAAGAAGGTGGAAGTAGAGCACAGGCGCATCATTAGCGACCTGATGCAACACATGAGTGCAATGGTGGAATTTGCGCGCGTAATGAACGAGCGGGTAGGAGTGCCGGTGTCAGCTATCATCAGCGCTGCTGAACAGGCTGAAAAGTCGCAGAACGGTGTGCAAAAAGAAGCGATCAGCAACATTCATCGGTTGGCGAAAGAGGTAGATAACCTGATAAAAGAAATGGGCGAAACGTTAAAGGCTAAGAAACCGTAG
- a CDS encoding endonuclease domain-containing protein, which yields MANRIIPYNPRLKQLARLLRKNATVSEVILWKHVRGKAFGVEFHRQVPMLEFIVDFYCHELQLAIEVDGITHDFNGAVELDAMRQKSIEEHGVSFLRFSSKEVSENIGSVIRSIESTVEQLQREKT from the coding sequence TTGGCTAATAGGATCATTCCATATAATCCCAGGCTAAAGCAGCTGGCACGCTTGCTAAGAAAGAATGCAACGGTGTCTGAAGTGATCTTGTGGAAGCATGTGCGTGGTAAAGCGTTTGGTGTAGAATTTCACAGGCAGGTGCCCATGTTAGAATTCATAGTAGATTTCTATTGCCACGAACTACAGCTTGCGATAGAAGTGGATGGAATTACGCATGATTTTAACGGAGCAGTTGAGCTGGACGCGATGCGTCAAAAAAGTATTGAGGAACATGGTGTTTCATTTCTGCGATTTTCCAGTAAGGAGGTGTCTGAAAATATTGGGTCTGTCATCAGGTCTATCGAGAGCACTGTTGAGCAGTTACAGCGTGAGAAGACATAG